GACTTATGTTTATTATCCAACGTGGCAATCAGCTCATATTTTCCGTACACTTTTCCCCACATTTTAATCTTACAATCGGCTGAGCCGGTAAATATGGTTCCATTAGCTGATACAACGACGTCGTTGATGGCGTCATCATGAGCTTGTATACTCTGCACACATCGAAAATCTGACGTCCTCCAAATTTTCAAACATTTGTCCCACGAAACCGAACAGAATAGCTCATCGGTAATAAACGCGAGTGCAGAAACGGCGTCGTAATGCTGGATCCATAGTTTCCTTTTGTGACGTCTCACATTTACGTAATTTTTGGGTGAAACTGAACGAAGTAATTTATCTTCCAACGTTGGGAGTGTTGTAATatgtttgtgttgtttgtcttTTATTATTTTCCATACGCGGATCTTGTTGTCGTGATGGGCTGTGTATATGTTACCGTTGCTAAATGCAATGGATTTTACGGGTACGGAGACAGTGAAGGTGTCAAGGAGGTTGAATGAGGAGGTGTGGATTACGTGGATGAGGGTGTCGGTGGTGGTTAAGTAGAGGCGGTGGTTATGTACGGCGAGGAatttgacggtggtggtgggtggttgggtggtggtggttgtggagGAGAGTATTGAGAGGAGTGGCCGGAGTTTCATGTTGCCGGAGAGTTAAAGATGGTGGTGTGTTTGGATAGAACAGTGAGTAGAGGGAAGAAGAGTGGATTGTTTGTTTATATAAAGGGTTAATTTTGAAAAGTCAATATTAAAATGGATAATGTGATGTATTAATtagagggggcaatcttgacccaaaacCTTCCAAGTGGGTCGgtttgggttgcttttaaaattatatgggttggaATGGTAAGATATTTTAATtaaatgggtcacaatgggtcacttgaaattccatcttgttattttcgggtcaaagcgggtcgacaacattaaagaaatgggttgatgtgggttagtgtcttaaagaaacATGGCAGGTTTCGGATCGAAATGGGTTTCGACCAGTACCATTTCAAAAAGAACGGTTTCGACatgtaccgtttcgacgcgaaccgtttcaacccgtaccgttttgaccagtaccgtttcgaaccaacgcgaaccgttttgacccgtaccgtttcgacccgtaccatttcaaatcgaaccgtttcgacgtgaattgtttcgacccgaaccgtttcgactcgAACCGTTTCAACCAGTACCGTTTTGACGCgaatcgtttcgacgcgaaccgtttcgacccgaacggtTTCGACCCGAACGGTTTCGACCCGAacggtttcgacccgtaccgtttcgaacagATGCGAACCATTTCCACCAGTACCGTTtagaccagtaccgtttcgacctgtaccgtCTCGAAccgacgcgaaccgttttgactagtaccgtttcgaatcgaaatGAAATGAGCAATAACTTTCCTTGCGTTATTGAAAGACTGCACATGCAGATGAGAACACATCAAGATGGTGCCAGTGGTAATTAAATATCTTTTTATTTCGTTTTGATCgatttttttggttttgttttggaCTGGTTTTAATTTTGTTAGTATTTTTGTTTCGTTTCGTATCGGTTTCGatcttttcagttttttttttttttttttttttttttttttttttttgtgtttcgtTTCGGTTTTTTTCTGTTTCTGTTTGGTCGTTTATTTGGTTTCGTTTGattttttgtttcgttttgaTCGATTTTTTCGGTTTCGTTTCGGATCGGTTTCAAAACTTTCAGTTTTTTGTTTCGTTTCGGTTTagtttcgttttttttttgtttcggtttagTTGGTTTCGTTTCGTGTTGATTTTTTGTTTCCTTTTGGATGGAAATCACATTCATCGAAACCCGAAGGTTTCCTCATGGAAGATTTCGACTTCCTACCGAACTTTTTTCCGATCGTGCTGAAACTTGAAACCTAACCCATATTAGATATGCATAACCAGGTTACAAATCTTTTAATATAATAGTATTGCAGTTAGAGACGTTTCCAATTGTGCATAACCAAGTTACAAATCTTTTAATATAACAAGTCTACTACTTTTCCAATTATGGAAGAACTAACCGTCTCAGCCATACTGTTATGGCGGTTTGGATTGATTTGGATGGAAAAGCAGTTCAAAGCGTAGTATGTTTTTTAAAAAGGCATTTTTTAACCGACCCGACAAAATTACCCCTTAATCTACAATctctcttttaaaaaaaaaactttttttaaccaaaaggacctgacccgacccgaaacaCGTTCTGACCCAGacccgtttcaacccgaacccgttctgacccgaacccgttccgacccgaacccgtttcgacccgaaccaaaacaacccttttttgtgattgacccgttctgacccgaacccgttttgacccatgacccgacccgacccgacccgtttgccaggtctagtaTTAATGATAGTTAAATATTTAAGTCGttgtatataataaaaaaatcaagagAAAAAACAACAACTAAAATATTTATCTTGATCCTGGTTAGGAACGTAGGGGCACATTTGCTTACCGAATCTTTGTTTGGAAAATAACTATTTACTATGTGTTACAACTTTATTAAGTTGTTTGGAAAATAACTATTTACTTATGTGTTACAACTTTATTAAGAGGTGTGTTCAAGTGGCAACGCCCATTAGAGCGTCGTAAAATTCTGTGTTCGTTTACATGAAATCAGGTCTTGGGAAAGCGCTCCCTCTCTCCTCCATCTCACCACCTCTGTCTTCTGTGTTACGGATGTATGTAGGCTTTCCGTTAAAGATGATGTTACTTGTGTCTCAACAACCAATGCGGTAGTGGTTCATTGGCAAAGGTAAAACGTT
The Helianthus annuus cultivar XRQ/B chromosome 6, HanXRQr2.0-SUNRISE, whole genome shotgun sequence genome window above contains:
- the LOC110887820 gene encoding protein JINGUBANG; the encoded protein is MKLRPLLSILSSTTTTTQPPTTTVKFLAVHNHRLYLTTTDTLIHVIHTSSFNLLDTFTVSVPVKSIAFSNGNIYTAHHDNKIRVWKIIKDKQHKHITTLPTLEDKLLRSVSPKNYVNVRRHKRKLWIQHYDAVSALAFITDELFCSVSWDKCLKIWRTSDFRCVQSIQAHDDAINDVVVSANGTIFTGSADCKIKMWGKVYGKYELIATLDNKHKSGVNALVLNDDGLLLFSGGSDGAVLVWGKEHGSNGRVLTEVLRGHCKAVLCLISVRDLLLSGSADRTVRIWRGGCEGKLGGFYCLKVLDGYERPVRSLVADYDCKSGIRVFSEGPNGVIRLITIKGLNISDSMSILV